In Cololabis saira isolate AMF1-May2022 chromosome 10, fColSai1.1, whole genome shotgun sequence, a single window of DNA contains:
- the ak9 gene encoding adenylate kinase 9 — MAELVDNLDEDEAEKEMLQAKPTCFMIVGSPGVGKSTLAKKIADSWKCVLIDDTNLLNTHIKKKTKEGLELLNILSEGRSVPEDVVLRLILARLNSADVEHYGYVLSCLPFISECLKIHEQIELIKNLKLTPDFIINIKCSDKDLIQRLSGLKQHSVTGQLYSRDQWEHEYPYNKEEKNKDEEMDSENEQEKEEELTRDMIDQLVWTSENLSKNFNNRISLYKDKVLGALEDYMTDRHPLYLLELDGNSKPEDLYLTVRSHLESMAVKYVSVPVLLRNDDDEDLSEDITTAKLLRMMSSRTVVPGFRRTVSRWGRTCPVALKEGKVIPGRPEFSVGFQDKLYILSSQESYQKFVANPRRYLLPPMPRLPCRVSIIGPPQTGKTTLCKLVAQNYGTVVLDMEELLQPALAKAEQDKLNRIKEEATQAAIEEIQMKMAKDAEQDLGNSVTEDHPEVQAMVLSAIEEAKTSSVSLFDLYGEVLEENTKIEGTDSDNEERAGWVLDNFPKTFSQMEALERAGILPEILFYLRDPIEQAEALQDKSENDNPDGPEMQQFDIEWEQMQSASIVTCVLVTGRKSPDVLLQEILQQMEKPFQYVSHALSEWDLEKEEDDMIALLEFENLEEEMSDNYSSENEEDPTARRLLGDTKHFCPVALKNHNILWSCTDEIAAKYRERTFYFSSDDARDAFLQNPSQFAAQTGPLKPPALRIFLLGPRGSGKSTHGEWLAQQLGLFHIQFRKQLQILLSAKTKKRGCYADEIVSPKDDLDDLETLINEAMGEDTKAAENVTEEVVLTEEELAIKEYLSDGNPLSSQILDTIIAPYWNQEPYRSTGFILEGFPGDSEEVEYMLQRQLFPDIVVVMELDITDVQKHLLSTCLEKWRELNNYREAQLKLLCDLRRKNREESISKRRAELMAEQGLEEKRKFSSGNEDDSGEEDRSSEDEIVAKLEEEFPLEDSDDEMDNMETEDTAAQRIEIKLEEQFIADETSIQIVMELLSEHNIPTVAINASRKPQLIQLQLLQKIQPLLTNRESLFLSCQPISYRLAHKLLLSNYKLHSAFGCRDPIQQHKERDKIQPLLQPLSAAYPLLLNRYIYFFASKENRNTFMLNPLKYLRQPKPTPALRIKMAVIGPPKSGKTTVAQTFAQKYGMARLSIGGAMRMVLDNQENTDLAVQMKRYLSEGLVVPDELAIQCLEVALMSSDCNTGGYVLDGFPMTLKQAELMVSRRVVPMIVAELELDLVEVLRRGRIDKMKPNKPHLTDDSPETLQIRNSCYRKEVEHVRHYFQQQYQNWIVLDGFKNKWWIWSSIMKEVSVSVKYIHAYWERKQNVCIYRLCITPKELELHLGKFDNYCPVCLALHYHLVDCSETAALTQAAEYRGDYYKLCSEDHLEKFLSTPDQFVTPGCPHTLPPPNLLPRKLTGIQVRNRFQKQAEMKGFCPVTYLDGKHRYEALVQGKMEYAVEYRERIYLLESKQKQDKFLRTPETYWEQRLPNKVPPLCEPVPLTSLPTLGYIEQGVAVPVIKALTAVGCFKPKYPFLSVKRSALLYVAFYLKAFNHKSTDYNRRKYKKKLASFEENCALIPYLSSEMRGNYRPPSERPIDFEFKLRKFLEMRVTEASIVP, encoded by the exons GGTGTTGGTAAATCCACCTTGGCTAAAAAAATTGCAGACTCCTGGAAGTGTGTCCTGATTGATG ATACCAATCTGCTCAACAcgcacataaagaaaaaaacaaaagaaggcCTCGAG CTCCTGAACATCTTATCTGAGGGGAGAAGTGTACCAGAAGATGTAGTGCTGCGACTAATTCTCGCCAGGCTTAACTCAGCTGATGTTGAACACTATG GTTATGTCCTGAGCTGCCTGCCATTTATCTCAGAGTGTCTGAAGATCCATGAGCAGATTGAGCTGATCAAAAATCTTAAACTAACACCTGATTTCATCATTAATATTAAG TGTTCTGACAAGGACCTTATCCAAAGGTTGTCAGGCCTGAAGCAGCACTCAGTGACGGGGCAGTTATACAGCAGGGACCAGTGGGAACATGAATACCCATACAATAAGGAGGAGAAGAACAAGGATGAAGAGATGGACAGCGAGAATGAGCAG gagaaggaggaggaactCACAAGAGATATGATTGACCAGTTGGTATGGACATCAGAGAACCTATCCAAAAACTTCAATAATAGAATCAGCTTGTACAAGGATAAAGTGCTTGGAGCCCTGGAG GACTACATGACAGACCGCCACCCACTCTACCTGTTGGAACTGGATGGGAACAGTAAACCTGAAGACCTATAtttg ACTGTGAGGTCCCATCTTGAATCTATGGCTGTGAAGTACGTCTCTGTTCCAGTGCTCCTCAGAAACGATGACGATGAAGATTTGTCAGAGGACATCACCACG GCGAAGCTTTTGAGAATGATGTCCTCCAGGACAGTGGTCCCGGGTTTTCGACGGACCGTGAGCCGCTGGGGCCGAACCTGTCCTGTTGCTTTGAAGGAGGGTAAAGTCATTCCTGGCAGGCCTGAGTTTTCTGTGGG CTTCCAGGATAAACTGTACATCCTTTCATCTCAGGAAAGCTATCAAAAGTTTGTCGCAAACCCCCGACGGTACTTACTTCCTCCAATGCCAAGGCTTCCTTGCAGAGTTTCCATCATTGGGCCACCTCAGACCGGGAAGACCACCTTATGCAAGCTTGTCGCTCAGAACTACGGCACGGTGGTGCTTGACATGGAAGAGCTGTTGCAGCCAGCCTTAGCCAAGGCTGAACAGGACAAACTCAACAGAATTAAAGAGGAGGCAACACAGGCTGCTATTGAGGAAATCCAGATGAAGATGGCAAAAGATGCTGAACAAGATTTGGGCAA CTCAGTGACAGAGGATCATCCAGAGGTGCAGGCAATGGTGCTTAGTGCCATCGAGGAAGCCAAGACATCAAGCGTATCTCTCTTTGACCTGTATGGTGAGGTACTGGAGGAGAATACAAAG ATTGAAGGAACGGACTCAGATAACGAAGAGAGGGCTGGTTGGGTGCTTGATAACTTCCCAAAGACGTTTTCCCAAATGGAAGCATTAGAGCGAGCTGGAATCCTGCCGGAAATCCTCTTCTATCTCAGAGACCCTATTGAACAAG CTGAAGCATTGCAGGAcaagagtgaaaatgacaatcCAGACGGCCCAGAGATGCAACAGTTTGACATTGAATGGGAGCAAATGCAGTCTGCTTCAATAGTCACCTGTGTTCTGGTAACTGGCCGCAAAAGTCCTGATGTCCTGCTTCAAGAAATACTCCAACAGATGGAGA AACCCTTCCAGTATGTGTCACATGCGCTGTCTGAGTGGGACTTGGAGAAAGAAGAAGACGATATGATAGCCTTATTGGAATTTGAGAACTTAGAGGAAGAAATGAGTGACAATTATTCATCAGAGAATGAA GAAGACCCCACAGCCAGAAGACTGTTAGGAGATACCAAGCATTTCTGCCCCGTTGCCTTAAAAAACCACAACATCCTATGGTCATGCACTGATGAAATTGCTGCCAAGTACCGTGAGAGGACCTTCTACTTCTCTAGCGATGATGCCAGGGATGCCTTTCTTCAAAACCCTTCACAATTTGCTGCACAGACTGGGCCTCTTAAG CCTCCCGCCTTGCGGATCTTCTTGCTGGGCCCCAGAGGATCAGGCAAGTCAACTCATGGTGAATGGCTCGCCCAGCAACTTGGACTCTTTCACATACAGTTCAGGAAACAACTCCAAATCCTGCTCAGTGCCAAGACAAAGAAGCGGGGATGTTATGCTGATGAGATAGTCTCTCCAAAAGATGATCTTGATGACTTGGAAACCCTAATAAATGAAGCCATGGGGGAAGACACGAAGGCAGCAGAAAATGTCACAGAG GAAGTGGTACTCACTGAAGAGGAATTGGCCATCAAAGAATATCTCTCTGATGGAAATCCGCTCAGTTCACAGATTCTGGACACAATCATCGCACCTTACTGGAACCAGGAACCATACAG GTCCACAGGCTTCATTTTGGAGGGCTTTCCTGGGGATTCTGAGGAAGTAGAGTACATGTTGCAGCGACAGCTTTTCCCTGATATTGTTGTGGTCATGGAATTGGACATTACAGATGTTCAGAAGCATTTGTTGTCGACCTGCCTTGAGAAGTGGCGTGAGCTCAACAACTACCGCGAAGCACAGTTGAAACTTCTTTGTGATCTGCGCAGGAAAAATCGG GAGGAGAGCATCTCAAAGAGAAGGGCTGAACTCATGGCAGAGCAAGGtcttgaggaaaaaagaaaa TTTAGTTCTGGAAATGAAGATGATTCAGGTGAAGAAGACAGAAGTTCCGAAGATGAAATAGTGGCAAAGCTGGAGGAGGAATTTCCTTTAGAAGACAGTGATGACGAGATGGACAACATGGAGACAGAGGATACAGCTGCTCAGAGGATTGAGATAAAACTAGAAGAACAGTTTATAGCAGACGAAACCAGCATTCAAATTGTGATG GAACTCCTGAGTGAACATAATATACCCACAGTAGCAATCAATGCATCTCGCAAGCCCCAGCTCATTCAACTTCAGCTGCTCCAGAAAATCCAGCCCCTTCTGACCAACAGGGAGTCGCTCTTCCTATCATGCCAACCCATCTCATACAGACTGGCTCATAAGCTGCTGCTCTCCAACTACAAGCTCCATAGTGCCTTTGGCTGCCGGGACCCCATTCAA CAACACAAAGAGAGAGACAAGATTCAGCCTCTGCTGCAGCCTCTCAGCGCTGCATATCCTCTCCTCCTCAATCGGTATATCTACTTCTTTGCGTCCAAGGAGAACCGCAACACATTTATGCTCAACCCATTAAAATACCTTCGGCAGCCGAAGCCCACCCCTGCACTCCGGATTAAAATGGCAGTCATTGGTCCTCCTAAATCTGGTAAAACCACTG TAGCACAGACATTTGCTCAAAAATATGGCATGGCTCGGCTTTCCATTGGTGGTGCTATGCGGATGGTGCTCGATAATCAGGAAAACACTGACCTGGCTGTCCAGATGAAAAGATATCTGTCTGAGGGCCTTGTTGTGCCTGATGAACTGGCCATTCAGTGTCTGGAGGTGGCACTCATGAGCTCAGACTGCAACACAGGAGG GTACGTTCTGGATGGGTTTCCAATGACCCTTAAACAGGCCGAGCTGATGGTATCTCGACGCGTCGTCCCCATGATAGTAGCTGAACTTGAGCTGGACTTAGTGGAAGTGCTAAGGAGAGGCCGTATAGATAAGATGAAGCCCAACAA GCCTCATCTCACAGATGACAGCCCTGAGACCCTCCAAATTCGTAATTCATGTTACAGAAAGGAAGTGGAGCACGTAAGGCATTACTTCCAGCAACAATATCAGAACTGGATTGTCCTTGATGGCTTTAAGAACAAATGGTGGATCTGGAGTAGCATTATGAAGGAGGTCAGCGTCAGTGTGAAATACATCCACGCTTACTGGGAGAGGAAGCAAAATG TATGCATCTACAGGCTGTGCATCACACCCAAAGAGCTGGAGCTTCACCTCGGAAAGTTTGATAACTACTGCCCTGTCTGCCTGGCTCTGCATTACCACCTGGTGGACTGCTCAGAAACTGCTGCGTTGACACAAGCAGCTGAATACAGAGGAGACTATTACAAGTTGTGTAGTGAAGACCATCTAGAG AAGTTCCTTTCAACTCCTGATCAGTTTGTGACACCTGGCTGTCCACACACCCTTCCACCGCCTAACCTGCTGCCAAGAAAGCTGACTGGGATTCAGGTGAGGAACAGGTTCCAAAAGCAGGCTGAGATGAAGGGCTTCTGTCCTGTTACTTacctggatggaaagcacag ATATGAAGCTCTGGTTCAAGGAAAGATGGAATATGCGGTGGAATACAGAGAACGAATCTACCTTCTTGAGTCAAAGCAGAAACAGGACAAGTTTTTGAG GACTCCTGAAACCTACTGGGAGCAAAGGCTGCCCAATAAAGTCCCTCCGCTTTGTGAACCTGTGCCCCTCACCTCCCTTCCAACACTGGGCTATATAGAACAG GGAGTGGCAGTACCAGTGATCAAGGCCTTGACAGCTGTTGGGTGTTTCAAACCAAAGTATCCTTTTCTGAGTGTAAAAAGATCAGCTCTCCTCTATGTGGCCTTCTATTTGAAAG CGTTCAACCACAAGAGCACAGACTACAATCGCCGGAAGTACAAGAAAAAGCTTGCTTCATTTGAAGAGAACTGTGCGCTCATTCCCTACCTGAGCTCAGAAATGAGAGGGAACTACAGACCTCCCAGTGAACGTCCCATTGATTTTGAGTTCAAACTGCGTAAATTCCTGGAAATGAGAGTTACAGAAGCCAGTATTGTTCCATAA